The following proteins come from a genomic window of Pyxidicoccus sp. MSG2:
- a CDS encoding type II TA system antitoxin MqsA family protein, whose protein sequence is MKCMQCGGSMTSRQETRRSYGGLERVIMEGVQVRHCPDCGEEEISYSNVEKLHTALTLQLAWKEAGLTPREIRFLRTYLGLSGSDLARRMGVTKETVSRWECVDKPLSMGPMAERLLRLMAVREQPVTEYPLERLEHVATTEATPLRVRLKPRKQDWTVELST, encoded by the coding sequence ATGAAGTGCATGCAGTGCGGTGGGAGCATGACGTCCCGGCAGGAGACGCGGAGGTCCTACGGCGGACTGGAGCGCGTCATCATGGAGGGCGTCCAGGTCCGCCATTGCCCGGACTGCGGGGAGGAGGAAATCAGCTACTCGAACGTCGAGAAGCTCCACACGGCGCTCACGCTGCAACTCGCGTGGAAGGAGGCGGGGCTCACGCCACGGGAGATCCGCTTCCTGCGCACGTACCTTGGGCTGTCGGGCTCCGACCTGGCCCGCCGCATGGGAGTGACGAAGGAGACGGTGTCCCGCTGGGAATGCGTCGACAAACCCCTGTCCATGGGCCCCATGGCGGAGCGACTGCTGCGCCTGATGGCCGTGCGCGAGCAACCCGTGACGGAGTACCCGCTGGAGCGACTCGAGCACGTCGCGACCACCGAGGCCACCCCGCTGCGCGTGCGCCTCAAGCCGAGGAAGCAGGACTGGACGGTGGAGCTGTCCACGTAG
- a CDS encoding DUF2381 family protein, with protein sequence MRALMPCRATLLLVLLTSAAAAHEREDLAIRPILLSEHPDDSTHRVYVKGQVATVLRFEQSVVRDKTKMMGWEGRFEPLVVAGGRVLLEPLHDLASDEAVPLLVTLADGTQIAFLLRPPDRESGARTDQQVNVFKDRESYEAMHAALLRALKDNHVLGEENERLRKEETSPDHALAALLVSGSVRQTPFVVRRRWFFKEADADVEVVVFSGKTKAAVVFNIVNHDSEQSWSLTRTRAWSASSGQLRQVAVKAARPSIPPGESGSLAIVADRSAFMDTEGPGQLALEIFRHDGQRQAYVVLDPRLTRE encoded by the coding sequence ATGCGAGCCCTCATGCCTTGTCGGGCCACCCTGCTGCTCGTCCTGCTGACTTCCGCGGCTGCGGCCCATGAGCGAGAGGACCTCGCGATACGGCCCATCCTCCTCTCGGAGCACCCAGACGACAGCACCCATCGGGTCTACGTGAAGGGACAGGTCGCTACCGTTCTGCGGTTCGAGCAGTCCGTGGTCCGGGACAAGACGAAGATGATGGGGTGGGAAGGCAGATTCGAGCCGCTGGTCGTCGCCGGCGGGAGGGTGCTCCTGGAGCCACTCCACGACCTCGCCTCTGACGAAGCTGTTCCCCTGTTGGTGACGCTCGCGGATGGGACGCAGATTGCCTTCCTGCTGAGACCACCGGACCGTGAGAGTGGAGCGAGGACGGACCAACAGGTCAACGTGTTCAAGGACCGTGAAAGCTACGAGGCCATGCACGCGGCCTTGCTGCGAGCGCTCAAGGACAATCACGTCCTGGGCGAAGAGAACGAACGCCTCCGCAAGGAGGAGACCTCCCCGGACCATGCGCTCGCCGCGCTGCTGGTCTCTGGCTCGGTCAGGCAGACGCCTTTTGTCGTGAGGCGTCGATGGTTCTTCAAAGAGGCGGATGCGGATGTCGAGGTCGTCGTCTTCTCCGGCAAGACCAAGGCCGCTGTCGTCTTCAACATCGTCAACCATGATTCCGAGCAGTCCTGGAGCCTGACGCGAACCCGCGCATGGAGCGCCTCGAGTGGCCAACTCCGACAGGTGGCGGTGAAGGCGGCGAGACCCTCGATTCCTCCTGGCGAGTCCGGCTCTCTCGCCATCGTTGCGGATAGGAGCGCCTTCATGGACACGGAAGGACCGGGGCAGTTGGCTCTGGAGATCTTCCGGCACGATGGACAGAGGCAAGCCTACGTCGTGCTGGATCCCCGTTTGACCCGTGAGTAA
- a CDS encoding serine/threonine protein kinase yields the protein MRHKPFALLCCATLLVTASGCPGTATGGVTLRPDGSPGPEKCPEKALETMRILRLYVGDSARVELDVNQDDTSPITLYEGPIESMVDEDFGPFESPTRLYGRVWTEGPQVVIRYYEAHPPRADKVPICAVARLSKGQLRKRPESKPGTAILEFSSAGVYIVNEFR from the coding sequence ATGCGCCACAAGCCCTTCGCACTCCTCTGCTGCGCGACGCTCCTCGTGACGGCATCTGGTTGCCCCGGTACCGCCACGGGTGGGGTGACGCTGCGTCCTGATGGAAGCCCGGGACCGGAGAAGTGCCCGGAGAAGGCGCTGGAGACCATGCGCATTCTCAGGCTGTATGTGGGGGACTCCGCGCGAGTCGAGCTGGATGTGAACCAGGACGACACCAGCCCCATCACGCTGTACGAAGGCCCCATCGAGAGCATGGTGGACGAGGACTTCGGTCCTTTCGAATCGCCCACCCGGCTCTACGGCAGGGTCTGGACGGAGGGACCACAGGTGGTCATCCGCTACTACGAGGCGCACCCGCCCCGGGCGGACAAGGTGCCCATCTGCGCGGTCGCCCGCCTCTCGAAGGGGCAGCTCAGGAAACGCCCTGAGTCCAAGCCAGGAACGGCCATCCTCGAGTTCTCCTCGGCCGGCGTCTACATCGTGAACGAGTTCCGCTGA
- a CDS encoding ATP-binding protein, with protein sequence MFVPIPATTWLPGGGELASLTRDLDWSKTPVGSMETWPHSLRITLSTLLTCRQPMFLWWGPEMVQFYNDAYRPSLGVDRHPQALGARGREFWTDIWDVIGPLIRRVQGGESVWFEDQLIPIHRDGGFQEVFWTFSYSPVLDDGGGVGGVLVVCTETTQKVLGERRLRTFKDLAVSALDAGDEESVGTAAAEVLVRNAADVPFSAVYLGGADSPFLRRVGLTGLEPRSPATPPRVEPLEAHSVWPLWEAVRTGRPVWVDDVQARVPGLVAGLWPEPIQTACVLPLPEPAGGGVRGVLLVGCSPRLSFGPELQDFFALLAGQLGAVLARARAGAERERLLVAVERAHARAEAERTRLHNLLEAAPAVICTLRGPEHVFELANPLYLELVAGKRPLVGRPVAEALPEVVEQGFVELLDDVYRTGRPFVGQEVRILLDRQLTGHLDEVFLTFNYQARRGAGGAVEGIDVFAFEVTEQVHARRRVEAVADALRRSEERSRMVEQASGVGTWELDLSTRRLRLDALTSELLAMPGVGDPALEDVFAVLLPEDRELVREAVESALRGERAGVFAAEYRVATLDGALHWLEGRGRAYFGADGRPERFLGTAMDISARKEVEAQARRNAEFEQQLIGIVSHDLRNPLSAILLGAQAVLRGEELSDRQLRTTLRIQTSAERAVRMIRDLLDFTQARLTGGLPVRPAPMDLHALVRQVVDEVQVSRPERAVRVEQQGEGRGTWDADRIAQVVGNLLSNALDYSPADMPVTVTTRGEAERVVMEVRNLGATIPADVLPRLFRPMQRGVPTDGTRRSVGLGLYIVDQVVRAHGGHVDVHSDSEQGTVFTVRLPRDVKGTASGG encoded by the coding sequence ATGTTCGTGCCGATTCCTGCCACGACATGGCTACCGGGAGGAGGTGAGCTCGCTTCGCTCACCCGCGACCTGGACTGGTCGAAGACTCCCGTGGGCTCCATGGAGACGTGGCCCCACTCGCTGCGCATCACGCTCTCCACGCTGCTCACCTGCCGCCAGCCGATGTTCCTGTGGTGGGGGCCGGAGATGGTCCAGTTCTACAACGACGCGTACCGGCCGAGCCTCGGCGTAGACCGCCATCCCCAGGCCCTGGGCGCGCGCGGGCGTGAGTTCTGGACGGACATCTGGGACGTCATCGGCCCGCTCATCCGCCGCGTCCAGGGAGGCGAGTCCGTCTGGTTCGAGGACCAGCTCATCCCCATCCACCGCGATGGGGGCTTCCAGGAGGTCTTCTGGACGTTCAGCTACAGCCCGGTGCTCGACGACGGCGGCGGCGTGGGAGGCGTGCTGGTCGTCTGTACCGAGACGACGCAGAAGGTGCTCGGCGAGCGCCGGCTGCGGACCTTCAAGGACCTGGCCGTGAGCGCGTTGGACGCGGGCGACGAGGAGTCCGTGGGCACGGCCGCGGCGGAGGTGCTCGTCCGCAACGCGGCCGACGTCCCCTTCTCCGCCGTGTACCTGGGCGGGGCCGACAGCCCCTTCCTGCGGCGGGTGGGGCTCACCGGGCTCGAGCCCCGCTCGCCCGCCACGCCCCCGCGCGTGGAGCCCCTGGAGGCCCACTCCGTGTGGCCACTCTGGGAGGCCGTGCGCACCGGCAGGCCCGTGTGGGTGGACGACGTGCAGGCGCGCGTGCCGGGCCTCGTGGCGGGCCTGTGGCCCGAGCCCATCCAGACCGCCTGCGTGTTGCCGTTGCCCGAGCCGGCGGGCGGGGGCGTGCGCGGCGTGCTCCTGGTGGGGTGCAGCCCGCGCCTGTCGTTCGGACCGGAGTTGCAGGACTTCTTCGCGTTGCTCGCCGGCCAGCTGGGCGCGGTGCTGGCGCGGGCCCGCGCGGGCGCCGAGCGCGAGCGGCTGTTGGTGGCGGTGGAGCGGGCGCACGCGCGGGCAGAAGCCGAGCGCACACGCCTGCACAACCTGCTCGAGGCGGCGCCCGCGGTCATCTGCACGCTGCGGGGCCCCGAGCACGTCTTCGAGCTGGCCAATCCGCTCTACCTGGAGCTGGTCGCCGGCAAGCGCCCCCTGGTGGGCCGCCCCGTCGCCGAGGCCCTGCCGGAGGTCGTGGAGCAGGGCTTCGTCGAGTTGCTGGATGATGTGTACCGCACGGGCAGGCCCTTCGTCGGGCAGGAGGTGCGCATCCTGCTGGACCGCCAGCTGACGGGCCACCTCGACGAGGTGTTCCTGACCTTCAACTACCAGGCGCGGCGTGGGGCCGGGGGAGCGGTGGAGGGTATCGACGTCTTCGCTTTCGAGGTGACGGAGCAGGTCCACGCCCGCCGGCGGGTGGAGGCCGTCGCGGACGCCTTGCGGCGGAGCGAGGAGCGCAGCCGCATGGTGGAGCAGGCGTCGGGCGTCGGCACCTGGGAGCTGGACCTGTCCACCCGGAGGCTGCGGCTGGACGCCCTCACGAGCGAGCTGCTCGCGATGCCGGGGGTGGGCGACCCGGCGCTCGAGGACGTCTTCGCCGTCCTCCTCCCCGAGGACCGTGAGCTGGTGCGTGAGGCGGTGGAGTCCGCGCTGCGGGGCGAGCGCGCGGGTGTGTTCGCCGCCGAGTACCGCGTCGCCACGCTCGATGGCGCGCTGCACTGGTTGGAGGGACGCGGGCGCGCGTACTTCGGCGCCGACGGGCGCCCCGAGCGCTTCCTCGGCACGGCCATGGACATCTCCGCGCGCAAGGAGGTCGAGGCGCAGGCGCGCCGGAACGCTGAGTTCGAGCAGCAGCTCATCGGCATCGTCAGCCACGACCTGCGCAATCCCTTGAGCGCCATCCTCCTCGGAGCGCAGGCGGTGCTGCGCGGAGAGGAGCTGAGCGACAGGCAACTGCGCACCACGCTGCGCATCCAGACCTCGGCCGAGCGCGCGGTGCGGATGATTCGCGACCTGCTCGACTTCACCCAGGCGCGCCTGACGGGCGGGCTTCCGGTGAGGCCCGCGCCCATGGACCTGCATGCCCTGGTCCGCCAGGTGGTGGACGAGGTGCAGGTGTCCCGCCCGGAGCGCGCCGTGCGCGTGGAGCAACAGGGCGAAGGCCGGGGCACGTGGGATGCGGACCGCATCGCGCAGGTGGTGGGCAACCTGCTCTCCAATGCGCTCGACTACAGCCCCGCGGATATGCCCGTGACGGTGACGACGCGCGGCGAGGCGGAGCGGGTGGTGATGGAAGTGCGCAACCTGGGGGCCACCATCCCCGCCGACGTCCTGCCGCGCCTCTTCCGGCCCATGCAGCGCGGTGTCCCCACGGACGGCACCCGCCGCAGCGTGGGGCTGGGCCTCTACATCGTGGACCAGGTGGTGCGTGCGCACGGTGGGCACGTGGACGTGCACTCGGACTCCGAGCAGGGCACCGTCTTCACGGTGCGGCTGCCGCGCGACGTCAAGGGCACGGCGTCCGGCGGTTAG
- a CDS encoding cobalamin B12-binding domain-containing protein: protein MLQQTEPSLTTLREQYLAAQLAGNRREALRLLVDEGLLRGVPLQTLHLEVIQLAQYEIGRLWQENIISVAQEHLATSISQLALAHLYRHLPRDPDNGKLVMVSCVQGELHEVGARMASDFLEMAGFDVRFLGANVPPEHLARMLREVRPDLLALSVTMTYHLPQLREAVNHAREAVPGIAIAVGGLAFRWAPDLEQDLGVSFFGRDARELVATACRTLGV, encoded by the coding sequence GTGCTCCAACAGACCGAACCCTCCCTCACCACCCTGCGCGAGCAGTACCTCGCCGCGCAGCTCGCCGGAAACCGGCGGGAAGCCCTGCGCCTGTTGGTAGACGAGGGGCTCCTGCGCGGCGTGCCCCTCCAGACGCTGCACCTGGAGGTCATCCAGCTGGCCCAGTACGAGATTGGCCGGCTGTGGCAGGAGAACATCATCTCCGTGGCGCAGGAGCACCTGGCCACCTCCATCTCCCAGCTCGCCCTGGCCCACCTCTACCGGCACCTGCCCAGAGACCCGGACAACGGCAAGCTCGTCATGGTGTCGTGCGTGCAGGGAGAGCTGCACGAGGTGGGCGCGCGCATGGCCAGCGACTTCCTGGAGATGGCCGGCTTCGACGTCCGCTTCCTCGGCGCCAACGTGCCGCCCGAGCACCTGGCGCGCATGCTGCGCGAGGTGCGGCCCGACCTGCTCGCCCTCTCCGTGACGATGACGTACCACCTGCCTCAACTGCGCGAGGCCGTGAACCACGCGCGCGAGGCCGTCCCCGGCATTGCCATCGCCGTGGGTGGACTCGCCTTCCGCTGGGCCCCGGACCTGGAACAGGACCTGGGCGTCAGCTTCTTCGGCAGGGACGCGCGCGAGCTCGTCGCCACCGCCTGCCGGACGCTTGGAGTCTGA
- a CDS encoding hybrid sensor histidine kinase/response regulator — protein MRHPAAPDGRLFDDLSREIALVCDTQGTLTWVDARAQSVLAAKPGQSLRSLAAKGAEEKVDKLLVQARDERVEGWELILCHEDTPTTFAFRARPDGDGGVLMVGSLVPQDYGSALDQVNSALSEVSTLHRETERQQRELKRRADELARLNRELEESNRGVRSLHVALDEKAESLQLAAEIKSRVVANVSHEFRTPLHSILGLSKVLLNPINGALSGEQEKQVQFIRNSAEALFELVNDLLDLSKMESGKTTLRHSRFVVSDLLSALRGMMKPLVPPGAPVELRLVEPEEALELETDESRLSQVLRNLVSNALKFTEAGHVTLSVTPGPRDTVVFTVQDSGIGIAPENHERIFEEFSQVDSPLQRKLKGTGLGLPLARKLTEVLGGTLSVKSALGQGSTFTVTIPRVHTEVAEMTGLTARSEQLDPSRAPVLVLEDDRQTLFLYEKYLARSGFQVLPVRSTEEARRVMERVRPAAMVLDVMLEGETSWNFLADMKNGESTRDIPVLVVTVTDREQKARALGADEFWLKPVDEVRLQKKLQTMARSGPVERLLLIDDDDVHRYLLKQLLKDLPYVLLEASGGKEGVRLAREQAPHLIFLDFVLPDITAFDVLDELKADPRTREIPVILHTSHELQENERTRLAKETAAILSKHTLSREVAINRIRDALTKAGLGSHALQEGSRRG, from the coding sequence ATGAGGCACCCCGCTGCCCCCGATGGCCGCCTCTTCGACGACCTGAGCCGGGAAATCGCCCTCGTCTGTGACACGCAGGGCACCCTCACCTGGGTGGACGCGCGCGCGCAGTCCGTCCTCGCCGCGAAGCCGGGCCAGAGCCTGCGCAGCCTCGCGGCGAAGGGCGCCGAGGAGAAGGTGGACAAGCTGCTCGTCCAGGCCCGCGACGAGCGGGTGGAGGGCTGGGAGCTCATCCTCTGTCACGAGGACACCCCCACCACCTTCGCCTTCCGCGCACGCCCCGACGGTGACGGCGGCGTGCTGATGGTGGGCAGCCTGGTGCCGCAGGACTACGGCAGCGCCCTGGACCAGGTGAACAGCGCGCTCAGCGAGGTGTCCACCCTCCACCGCGAGACGGAGCGCCAGCAGCGCGAGCTCAAGCGCCGCGCGGACGAGCTGGCCCGCCTCAACCGCGAGCTGGAGGAGTCCAACCGCGGCGTGCGCAGCCTCCACGTCGCCCTGGACGAGAAGGCGGAGAGCCTGCAGCTCGCCGCCGAAATCAAGAGCCGGGTGGTGGCCAACGTCAGCCACGAGTTCCGCACCCCGCTGCACTCCATCCTCGGCCTCTCGAAAGTCCTGCTCAACCCCATCAACGGCGCACTCAGCGGCGAGCAGGAGAAGCAGGTCCAGTTCATCCGCAACTCCGCGGAGGCCCTCTTCGAGCTGGTGAATGATTTGCTGGACCTCTCCAAGATGGAGTCCGGCAAGACGACGCTGCGCCACAGCCGCTTCGTGGTGAGTGATTTGCTGAGCGCGCTGCGCGGCATGATGAAGCCGCTGGTGCCGCCGGGCGCGCCGGTGGAGCTGCGCCTGGTGGAGCCGGAGGAGGCGCTGGAGCTGGAGACGGACGAGTCCCGCTTGAGCCAGGTGCTGCGCAACCTGGTCTCCAACGCGCTGAAGTTCACCGAGGCCGGCCACGTCACCCTGTCAGTGACGCCCGGCCCGCGCGACACCGTCGTCTTCACCGTGCAGGACTCGGGCATCGGCATCGCCCCGGAGAACCACGAGCGCATCTTCGAGGAGTTCTCCCAGGTGGACAGCCCGCTGCAGCGCAAGCTGAAGGGCACCGGCCTGGGCCTGCCGCTGGCGCGCAAGCTGACAGAGGTGCTGGGCGGCACCCTCTCCGTGAAGAGCGCCCTGGGCCAGGGCTCCACCTTCACCGTCACCATCCCCCGCGTCCACACCGAGGTGGCGGAGATGACGGGGCTCACCGCGCGCAGCGAGCAACTGGACCCCAGCCGCGCCCCGGTGCTGGTGCTGGAGGACGACCGGCAGACGCTCTTCCTCTACGAGAAGTACCTGGCGCGCTCCGGCTTCCAGGTGCTGCCGGTGCGCAGCACGGAGGAGGCCCGGCGTGTCATGGAGCGCGTGCGCCCCGCCGCCATGGTGCTGGACGTCATGCTGGAGGGGGAGACGAGCTGGAACTTCCTCGCGGACATGAAGAACGGCGAGAGCACGCGCGACATCCCCGTGCTCGTCGTCACCGTGACGGACCGCGAGCAGAAGGCACGCGCGCTGGGCGCCGACGAGTTCTGGCTCAAGCCGGTGGACGAGGTCCGGCTGCAGAAGAAGCTCCAGACGATGGCCCGCAGCGGGCCGGTGGAGCGGCTGCTCCTCATCGACGACGACGACGTCCACCGCTACCTGCTCAAGCAACTGCTCAAGGATTTGCCCTACGTGCTGCTGGAGGCGTCCGGCGGCAAGGAGGGCGTGCGGCTGGCGCGCGAGCAGGCCCCGCACCTCATCTTCCTGGACTTCGTCCTCCCGGACATCACCGCCTTCGACGTGCTGGACGAGCTGAAGGCGGACCCGCGCACGCGCGAGATTCCCGTCATCCTCCACACCTCGCACGAGCTGCAGGAGAACGAGCGCACGCGCCTGGCGAAGGAGACGGCCGCCATCCTCTCCAAGCACACGCTGAGTCGCGAGGTGGCCATCAACCG